A region from the Nocardia terpenica genome encodes:
- a CDS encoding Hsp20/alpha crystallin family protein, which produces MLMRTDPFRDLDRLTQQVFGTPARPVVMPMDAWREGNEFFVELDLPGIDPESLDLDIERNVVTVRASRPQLDQDRAMIAAERTRGVFSRQLFLGENLDTDAIRADYHDGVLRLVIPVAEKAKPRKIEITRHHDERQAINA; this is translated from the coding sequence ATGCTGATGCGCACCGATCCGTTCCGGGACCTGGATCGCTTGACACAGCAGGTGTTCGGCACGCCGGCTCGGCCGGTGGTGATGCCGATGGACGCCTGGCGTGAGGGCAACGAGTTCTTCGTCGAACTCGACCTACCCGGCATCGACCCGGAGTCCCTGGACCTGGATATCGAACGCAATGTGGTGACCGTGCGCGCGTCTCGCCCGCAGTTGGATCAGGATCGGGCGATGATCGCCGCGGAACGCACCCGCGGGGTGTTCAGTCGCCAGTTGTTCCTCGGGGAGAATCTCGACACCGACGCCATTCGCGCCGACTACCACGACGGTGTCCTGCGTCTGGTTATCCCGGTCGCGGAGAAGGCCAAGCCCCGCAAGATCGAGATCACCCGCCACCACGACGAACGCCAGGCGATCAACGCCTGA
- a CDS encoding sterol carrier protein domain-containing protein, with the protein MDRALAGRRYSAPLDIVLDIEDRFCPWNAGRYRLQADSVSASCQRTHAPADLRLTSTELGAAYLGGTTLASLAAAGLIEELRTGVVAHASTAFRHDRELHYPGGWAFPLY; encoded by the coding sequence GTGGACCGGGCGCTGGCCGGACGCCGCTACTCGGCCCCCTTGGATATCGTCCTCGATATCGAGGACCGCTTCTGCCCATGGAACGCGGGACGTTACCGCCTGCAGGCAGACAGTGTGTCGGCTAGTTGCCAGCGCACTCACGCCCCCGCCGACCTACGCCTGACATCGACCGAACTCGGCGCGGCCTATCTGGGAGGCACGACCCTGGCCAGCCTCGCCGCCGCGGGTCTGATCGAGGAACTGCGGACAGGAGTGGTCGCCCACGCCAGCACCGCCTTCCGCCACGACCGCGAACTACACTACCCGGGCGGATGGGCATTTCCCCTGTACTGA
- a CDS encoding MerR family transcriptional regulator produces the protein MLPDPHDHHPTDPGPAHRPGPGQAVYGISVAAELSGMGTHSLRLYEQHGLLTPARSSGGTRRYSDDDLARLARIAALTGQGINLAAIARILDLEDDNTALRHANAALTAERDQLREDRTAP, from the coding sequence ATGCTGCCCGACCCACACGACCACCACCCGACCGACCCCGGTCCCGCGCACCGGCCCGGCCCGGGGCAGGCGGTGTACGGGATCTCCGTCGCCGCCGAACTGTCCGGGATGGGCACGCATTCACTGCGCTTGTACGAGCAGCACGGCCTGCTCACCCCGGCCCGCAGTTCGGGGGGCACCCGCCGCTACAGCGACGACGACCTCGCACGGCTCGCACGTATCGCCGCACTGACCGGACAGGGGATCAACCTCGCCGCCATCGCCCGCATCCTCGACCTCGAAGACGACAACACCGCCCTGCGCCACGCCAACGCCGCCCTCACCGCCGAACGCGACCAACTGCGCGAGGACCGCACTGCGCCATAA
- a CDS encoding response regulator transcription factor, with protein MRVLVVEDEPYMAEAIRDGLRLEAIAADIAGDGDTALELLSLNAYDIAVLDRDIPGPSGDEIAARIVASGSGMPILMLTAADRLDDKASGFELGADDYLTKPFALRELVLRLRALDRRRAHNRPPVREIAGLRVDPFRREVYRDGRYVALTRKQFAVLEVLVAAEGGVVSAEELLERAWDENADPFTNAVRITVSALRKRLGEPWIIATVAGVGYRIDTTPGTGGAGRDRE; from the coding sequence ATGCGTGTGCTGGTGGTCGAGGACGAGCCCTACATGGCCGAAGCCATTCGTGACGGGCTGCGTTTGGAGGCGATCGCGGCCGATATCGCCGGTGACGGTGACACCGCCCTGGAACTGTTGAGCCTCAATGCCTACGACATCGCCGTCCTCGATCGTGACATTCCCGGGCCCTCCGGCGACGAGATCGCCGCACGCATCGTCGCCTCCGGTAGCGGTATGCCGATCCTGATGCTCACCGCCGCCGATCGGCTCGACGACAAGGCTTCCGGGTTCGAACTCGGCGCCGACGATTACCTCACCAAGCCGTTCGCGCTCCGAGAACTCGTGCTCCGGCTGCGGGCCCTGGACCGCAGGCGCGCCCACAACAGGCCGCCCGTGCGGGAGATCGCGGGCCTGCGGGTGGATCCGTTTCGTCGTGAGGTCTATCGCGACGGCCGCTATGTCGCGTTGACCCGCAAGCAGTTCGCGGTGCTGGAGGTCCTCGTCGCCGCCGAGGGCGGTGTCGTCAGCGCCGAGGAATTGTTGGAACGGGCGTGGGATGAGAATGCCGACCCATTCACCAACGCCGTGCGCATTACGGTCTCGGCACTGCGCAAACGGCTCGGCGAACCCTGGATCATCGCCACCGTCGCCGGTGTCGGCTACCGCATCGACACAACACCCGGCACCGGGGGCGCGGGACGGGACCGTGAATAG
- a CDS encoding sensor histidine kinase: MSVRLKLTLSYAGFLMLAGVLLLAVVWVFLLRHLPPDSFVPTLANLPCVLDPHNFGPSVFGTAAAVVLAFLLVFGLVGGWILAGRMLAPLNRITEATRMAANGSLSHRIRLPGRRDEFRELADSFDAMFARLEAHVAEQQRFAANASHELRTPLAITQALLDVAREDPNRDGGELDERLRIVNARAIDLTEALLLLSRADRRSFTREHVDLSLVAEEAAETLLPLAETHGVTIETNGDITPTIGSPALLLQMTTNLLHNAIVHNLPEQGTVHVHTAVAPESVVLTVENTGDTLTPQLVSTLTEPFQRGTKRIRTDHAGVGLGLAIVKSIVQAHDGTLTLTPRTAGGLRVTVRLPHSGG; the protein is encoded by the coding sequence GTGAGCGTTCGGCTCAAGCTCACCCTCAGCTACGCCGGATTCCTCATGCTCGCAGGCGTTTTGCTGCTGGCGGTCGTGTGGGTGTTCCTGCTGCGGCATCTTCCGCCCGATAGTTTCGTCCCCACCCTCGCCAATCTTCCGTGCGTCCTCGACCCACACAACTTCGGTCCGTCCGTATTCGGCACGGCGGCAGCCGTTGTGCTGGCGTTCCTGCTGGTGTTCGGTCTCGTGGGAGGGTGGATTCTCGCCGGGCGCATGCTCGCCCCGCTGAATCGCATTACCGAGGCCACCCGGATGGCCGCGAACGGGTCGCTCTCGCACCGAATCCGGCTGCCGGGCCGCAGGGACGAGTTCCGCGAACTCGCCGACAGCTTCGACGCCATGTTCGCACGGCTGGAAGCACATGTCGCCGAACAGCAGCGGTTCGCGGCCAACGCCTCGCACGAACTGCGCACCCCGCTGGCGATCACCCAGGCCCTGCTCGACGTGGCCCGCGAGGATCCGAACCGCGACGGCGGCGAGCTCGACGAACGTCTCCGCATCGTCAATGCCCGGGCGATCGACCTCACCGAGGCACTGCTCCTGCTCAGCCGCGCCGACCGGCGGTCGTTCACCCGGGAACACGTCGACCTGTCCCTGGTGGCCGAGGAGGCCGCCGAAACGCTGCTGCCCCTTGCGGAAACGCATGGTGTCACCATCGAGACCAACGGGGATATCACTCCCACCATCGGCTCACCCGCCCTTTTGCTCCAGATGACCACGAACCTCCTGCACAACGCCATCGTCCACAACCTCCCCGAACAAGGCACCGTGCACGTTCACACCGCCGTCGCCCCCGAGTCCGTCGTGCTCACCGTCGAGAACACCGGCGACACACTCACTCCCCAGCTCGTGTCGACACTCACCGAACCGTTCCAGCGCGGCACCAAACGCATCCGCACCGACCATGCGGGTGTCGGCCTCGGCCTGGCCATCGTCAAAAGCATCGTGCAAGCGCATGACGGCACCCTCACCCTCACCCCCCGGACCGCCGGGGGGCTTCGTGTCACGGTGCGACTACCGCATAGCGGCGGCTGA
- a CDS encoding aldo/keto reductase encodes MEYVRLGKSGLRVSRLALGCMSYGAPDRGAHAWTLPEDQARPFIRQALEAGINYFDTANVYSNGSSEEILGRAVKDFARRDEVVLATKVSGPMNTGPVAGGLSRKEIFAELDQSLRRLDTDYLDLYITHRWDPDTEIEETMEALHDAVKAGKVRYLGASNVRGYQLAVAQHAADLHGWTRYICVQNQYNLITREDEREVIPFALREGIGVTPWSPLARGLLTRDWGTETDRATKDDNAQLINREFRTGTETADRAVAQTVATIADERGISRAQIALAWLLAQPAVTAPIVGATKPHHLDDAVAALELTLTSDELDRLTAPYVPHPIPSYY; translated from the coding sequence ATGGAATACGTCCGCCTCGGCAAGTCCGGGTTGCGAGTGTCGCGACTCGCGTTGGGCTGCATGAGTTATGGCGCTCCGGATCGTGGGGCGCATGCGTGGACGCTGCCCGAGGACCAGGCCCGCCCGTTCATCCGCCAGGCATTGGAAGCGGGGATCAACTACTTCGACACCGCCAATGTCTACAGCAACGGCAGCAGTGAGGAAATCCTCGGCCGGGCCGTCAAGGACTTCGCCCGGCGCGACGAAGTGGTGCTCGCGACCAAGGTTTCCGGCCCGATGAATACCGGCCCCGTCGCCGGTGGCCTGTCGCGCAAGGAGATTTTCGCCGAACTCGACCAGAGCCTGCGCCGCCTCGATACCGATTACCTCGACCTCTATATCACCCACCGATGGGATCCCGACACCGAGATCGAGGAGACCATGGAAGCCCTGCACGACGCGGTCAAGGCGGGCAAGGTCCGCTATCTCGGCGCCTCCAATGTCCGGGGCTATCAACTCGCCGTCGCCCAGCACGCCGCGGATCTGCACGGCTGGACCCGCTATATCTGCGTTCAGAACCAGTACAACCTCATCACCCGCGAAGACGAACGCGAGGTAATCCCCTTCGCGCTGCGAGAGGGCATCGGCGTCACACCGTGGAGCCCCTTGGCCAGAGGACTGCTCACCCGGGATTGGGGCACCGAAACCGACCGGGCCACAAAAGACGACAATGCCCAATTGATCAACCGAGAATTCCGCACCGGAACCGAGACCGCCGATCGCGCGGTCGCCCAGACCGTAGCCACCATTGCCGACGAGCGCGGGATATCGCGCGCCCAGATCGCGCTCGCCTGGCTCCTCGCCCAACCCGCCGTCACCGCACCGATTGTCGGCGCCACCAAACCACACCATCTCGACGATGCCGTCGCCGCCCTCGAATTAACCCTGACCAGCGACGAACTCGACCGCCTCACCGCACCGTACGTCCCCCACCCCATTCCGTCCTATTACTGA
- a CDS encoding D-alanyl-D-alanine carboxypeptidase family protein, which yields MTVFDDKYPGIANLDPALLHALRAAATAAAAEGVEFYVTSGWRSPAYQNRLRRAAVRKYGSEAEAARWVATADTSGHVSGTAIDLRLAAGAWLSRHGAAYGLCQIYRNEPWHYELRPEAIEHGCPALYPDPAQDPRMRR from the coding sequence GTGACGGTGTTCGATGACAAATATCCCGGAATAGCCAACCTCGATCCCGCTCTGCTGCACGCCCTGCGCGCAGCGGCGACGGCCGCTGCCGCCGAGGGCGTCGAGTTCTACGTCACCAGCGGATGGCGTTCCCCGGCCTACCAGAATCGGCTTCGCCGTGCGGCGGTCCGGAAGTACGGCTCGGAAGCGGAGGCCGCCCGCTGGGTCGCCACCGCGGACACCTCCGGGCACGTATCCGGCACCGCGATCGACCTCCGCCTCGCCGCCGGTGCGTGGCTGTCCCGGCACGGCGCCGCATACGGACTGTGCCAGATCTACCGCAACGAACCCTGGCACTACGAATTACGCCCCGAGGCGATCGAACACGGTTGCCCTGCCCTGTATCCCGACCCCGCCCAAGATCCGAGGATGCGGCGGTGA
- a CDS encoding GNAT family N-acetyltransferase, with product MAWATTWTTLVVRQRGRLVAASRGRTEGTDWQIGRFMVAPDLARRRIGSHLLRLMEGLAPPHVEQFILFTGTRSERNIRMYQKAGYRLVPLSVPTPPGHINGAVYLTKPRT from the coding sequence CTGGCGTGGGCGACTACCTGGACCACACTCGTCGTACGCCAACGCGGACGTCTGGTCGCCGCATCGCGCGGCAGAACCGAGGGCACCGACTGGCAGATAGGCCGATTCATGGTCGCCCCGGACCTGGCCCGACGCCGGATCGGCTCGCACCTTCTCCGCCTGATGGAGGGCCTTGCGCCACCTCACGTAGAGCAATTCATTCTGTTCACCGGGACCCGCAGTGAGCGCAACATCCGCATGTATCAGAAGGCGGGATACCGACTCGTCCCGCTATCGGTTCCGACCCCGCCGGGTCACATCAATGGCGCGGTCTATCTCACCAAACCCCGGACGTGA
- a CDS encoding IS5 family transposase (programmed frameshift): MSQRLVPDELWELVEPLLPEFASRPQGGGIAPTDQRAVFTAVVYVLTSGCAWRMLPPSFGVSVPTAHRRFTVWTQAGVWRRLHRAILDELGSRGLIDWSRAVVDAASVRAKKRGDLTGPNPTDRGKPGSKQHILSDRTGIPLSVAVSAANVHDSQALKPLVKAIPAVRSRRGPRRRRPGKLHADKAYDQPELRRWVRHRGIAVRIARKGIESNQRLGRHRWVIERTVSWLTGYHRLNIRYDRKGIHYLGFLTLAAALTCFKKLMKAAI; encoded by the exons TTGTCGCAGCGGTTGGTGCCGGACGAGTTGTGGGAGCTGGTCGAGCCGCTGCTGCCGGAGTTCGCCTCGCGCCCGCAGGGCGGCGGCATCGCCCCGACCGACCAGCGGGCGGTGTTCACGGCGGTGGTGTATGTGCTGACCAGCGGTTGTGCGTGGCGGATGCTCCCGCCGTCGTTCGGTGTGAGTGTGCCGACGGCGCATCGCCGGTTCACGGTGTGGACCCAGGCCGGCGTGTGGCGGCGACTGCACCGGGCGATACTCGACGAGCTGGGCAGCCGGGGCCTGATCGACTGGTCGCGGGCGGTAGTCGATGCGGCGAGCGTACGGGCGA AAAAAAGGGGCGATCTGACCGGGCCGAACCCGACCGATCGCGGCAAGCCCGGCTCCAAGCAGCACATCCTGTCCGATCGGACGGGAATCCCGTTGTCCGTGGCGGTTTCGGCCGCCAACGTCCACGACTCCCAAGCGCTCAAACCGTTGGTGAAAGCGATCCCGGCAGTCCGGTCGCGACGTGGCCCGCGGCGACGCCGGCCGGGCAAGTTGCACGCCGACAAGGCATACGACCAGCCCGAACTGCGGCGGTGGGTGCGCCACCGGGGCATCGCAGTCCGCATCGCCCGCAAGGGAATCGAGTCCAACCAGCGACTCGGCCGCCACCGGTGGGTGATCGAACGCACCGTGTCGTGGCTGACCGGCTACCACCGGCTCAACATTCGCTACGACCGCAAGGGAATTCATTATCTGGGCTTCCTGACGCTAGCCGCCGCACTCACCTGCTTCAAGAAGCTGATGAAAGCGGCCATATGA
- a CDS encoding TetR/AcrR family transcriptional regulator gives MSASPVLGHRQQKKLDTWRALREAAIRLMLERSFDEVSVDEIAAAARVSRATFFNYFRSKEAVILDPDPAMAAEAVEILAARPSGEPIWESLTESVIDFARRNSDRLTVKYRITASSPALAQSRRNAGQPFWDEIRRWLADRVPNGPYARFQIDLITNIALAVADTATATWNPDDGPDALAELLRMGFDAVEVSGFR, from the coding sequence ATGTCGGCGTCTCCAGTTCTCGGTCACAGGCAGCAGAAGAAGCTCGACACCTGGCGTGCCCTGCGCGAAGCCGCGATTCGGCTGATGCTCGAGCGGTCGTTCGACGAGGTGAGCGTCGACGAAATCGCCGCTGCCGCAAGGGTTTCCCGCGCTACGTTCTTCAACTACTTCCGCAGCAAGGAAGCGGTGATCCTGGATCCCGACCCGGCCATGGCCGCGGAAGCGGTCGAGATCCTGGCCGCCCGCCCCTCCGGTGAACCGATCTGGGAGTCGCTCACCGAGTCGGTCATCGACTTCGCGCGCCGCAACAGCGATCGGCTCACCGTGAAGTACCGCATAACGGCATCGTCCCCCGCGCTGGCGCAATCACGGCGCAACGCAGGCCAACCCTTCTGGGACGAGATCCGCCGATGGCTCGCCGACCGCGTTCCGAACGGTCCCTATGCGCGGTTCCAGATCGACCTGATCACTAATATCGCACTGGCGGTGGCCGATACCGCGACCGCCACCTGGAACCCCGACGACGGGCCTGATGCATTGGCGGAACTGCTGCGGATGGGGTTCGATGCTGTTGAGGTTTCCGGGTTTCGGTAA
- a CDS encoding penicillin acylase family protein, with product MDLAQNDRLSRRRFLGGAAAVVAASLPSGRAGADPAQTPDLARWLMRAAQVTITRDDWGIAHVDGGTDADAVFGMIYAQAEDDFDRIEINYLTSLGRLAEAEGESAIWQDLRQRLFIDPEVLKNELYPNSPAWLRTLMEAWADGLNYYLATHPGVRPLVITRFEPWMALSFTEGSIGGDITRASLTRLQAFYDKREVAPADAEPGPLLREPSGSNGIAIAPSRTQDGHALLLINPHTTFYFRSEQQVTSGEGLNAYGAATWGQFFLYQGFNANVGWMHTSTGADNVDEFAETIVTGADGGLSYRYGGELRPVTTKTITVTYRAADGGQAQRSFTTFATHHGPIVDEADGKWIAFALMNKPVEALQQSYLRTKARDYAEYIQAAQFKANSSNNTIFADSKGDIAFLMPQFMPIRDNRFDYTRPVDGSDPATDWQGLHSLEDMPQAVNPRNGWVFNSNNWPWTCAGPDSPAAADYPRYFDQVGETERGPHAVQLLTARHTFTPQTLRDTAFDSHIPAFAPDAGNGEPVSGLIPRLVAAWDALAEDNPRKAKLADPIGLLRGWDARWGADSAATSLAIFWAAGPHDTDEQRLASLEAAMQRLTQDFGSWRVPWGEINRFQRLDDAISQTFDDEKPSAPVPFVSATWGSLASFGANRQPTPNGGTTKRLYGASGNTFVAVVEFGPRLRAMAVREGGQSGHPDSPHFTDQVERYASGNLRPVYFYPDDLDGHVERSYHPGM from the coding sequence ATGGACCTTGCACAGAACGACAGGCTGAGCCGACGCCGGTTCCTGGGTGGAGCGGCCGCCGTTGTCGCGGCGAGCCTGCCCTCCGGGCGCGCGGGCGCCGATCCCGCGCAAACCCCGGATCTCGCCCGCTGGTTGATGCGAGCGGCGCAGGTGACGATCACCCGCGACGACTGGGGGATCGCGCATGTCGATGGCGGGACCGATGCCGATGCGGTGTTCGGGATGATTTATGCGCAGGCCGAGGATGATTTCGATCGGATCGAGATCAACTATCTGACCAGCCTCGGCAGGCTCGCCGAGGCGGAGGGCGAGAGTGCGATCTGGCAGGACCTGCGCCAGCGGTTGTTCATCGATCCCGAGGTGCTGAAGAACGAGCTCTATCCGAATAGCCCGGCCTGGTTACGCACGCTGATGGAGGCATGGGCGGACGGGCTGAACTATTACCTGGCGACGCATCCCGGGGTGCGTCCGCTCGTGATCACGCGGTTCGAGCCGTGGATGGCGTTGAGCTTCACGGAAGGCAGTATCGGCGGCGACATTACGCGGGCGTCGCTCACCCGGCTCCAGGCTTTCTACGATAAGCGGGAGGTGGCACCGGCCGATGCGGAGCCCGGGCCGCTGCTCCGCGAGCCCTCGGGCTCGAATGGCATCGCGATCGCGCCGAGCCGCACGCAGGACGGCCATGCGCTGCTGCTGATCAACCCGCACACCACCTTCTACTTCCGCTCGGAACAGCAGGTGACGAGCGGTGAAGGGCTCAATGCCTACGGTGCGGCCACCTGGGGGCAGTTCTTTCTGTATCAGGGTTTCAACGCGAACGTGGGTTGGATGCACACATCGACCGGCGCCGATAATGTGGACGAATTCGCCGAGACGATCGTGACGGGGGCGGATGGCGGCCTTTCCTACCGGTACGGCGGCGAGCTGCGACCGGTGACGACCAAGACGATCACGGTGACCTATCGCGCGGCGGACGGCGGACAGGCCCAGCGCAGCTTCACTACCTTCGCCACGCATCACGGCCCGATCGTGGACGAGGCGGACGGCAAGTGGATCGCGTTCGCGCTCATGAACAAGCCCGTGGAGGCGTTGCAGCAAAGCTACTTGCGCACCAAGGCACGGGACTATGCGGAATACATTCAGGCGGCACAGTTCAAGGCAAACAGCTCGAACAACACGATATTCGCGGACTCGAAGGGCGACATCGCCTTCCTGATGCCGCAGTTCATGCCGATCCGCGACAATCGCTTCGACTACACGCGGCCCGTCGACGGCAGCGATCCGGCGACCGACTGGCAAGGGCTGCACAGTCTCGAGGACATGCCGCAGGCAGTGAATCCGCGAAATGGCTGGGTGTTCAACTCGAACAACTGGCCCTGGACCTGCGCCGGTCCGGACAGTCCCGCGGCGGCCGATTATCCGCGGTATTTCGACCAGGTCGGCGAGACCGAACGCGGGCCGCATGCCGTGCAGTTGCTGACCGCGCGGCACACCTTCACCCCACAGACGTTGCGCGACACCGCCTTCGATTCCCACATCCCCGCCTTCGCTCCCGACGCGGGTAATGGGGAACCGGTGAGCGGGCTCATCCCGCGGCTGGTCGCCGCGTGGGACGCATTGGCCGAGGACAATCCGCGCAAGGCGAAGCTCGCCGACCCGATCGGCCTGTTACGCGGCTGGGACGCTCGCTGGGGCGCGGATTCGGCGGCGACGTCGCTGGCCATATTCTGGGCCGCAGGGCCGCACGACACCGATGAGCAGCGACTCGCATCGCTCGAGGCTGCGATGCAGCGGCTCACGCAGGACTTCGGCAGCTGGCGGGTGCCCTGGGGTGAGATCAATCGATTTCAGCGCCTCGACGACGCGATCAGCCAGACATTCGACGACGAGAAGCCAAGCGCCCCGGTGCCTTTCGTCTCCGCGACATGGGGATCGCTCGCTTCGTTCGGAGCGAATCGCCAGCCGACACCGAACGGTGGCACAACGAAGCGCTTGTACGGCGCCAGCGGCAATACCTTCGTGGCGGTCGTGGAGTTCGGGCCGAGGCTGCGGGCCATGGCGGTGCGGGAAGGGGGTCAGAGCGGCCATCCCGACTCGCCGCACTTCACCGACCAGGTCGAACGCTACGCAAGCGGCAACCTCCGGCCCGTCTATTTCTACCCCGACGACCTCGACGGCCACGTCGAGCGGAGCTACCACCCGGGGATGTGA
- a CDS encoding serine/threonine protein phosphatase, with translation MTTARRHHQKLTGMLASRSDIELTELMEAGRPNGVGVGGGSAVLDVEGVSVFAKRIPLTDRELAHRGSTSNLFGLPVFCQYGIGGPSFNAWRELAANIIVTNGVLSGQTRAFPMLYHWRVLPGRSPIAAEHADLDAVVAAYDGCPAVGDRLEALAAASSSLVLFCEHIRDPISNWLRENPIGKAAAVERQLLQIVTFLRDRELLHMDGHFGNMRTNGERIYLSDFGLATSPRFDLSAAERDFAERHTTHDADYAAMRLVNWLVTEVCGITMPTSGGPLARNEYVLRCAAGHIPDSVPPVVAAILTRHAPAAARMNAFYWKLFGGDIHAEYPG, from the coding sequence ATGACAACCGCCAGGAGGCACCACCAGAAGCTCACGGGAATGTTGGCTTCCCGCAGCGATATCGAGCTCACCGAGCTCATGGAAGCTGGGCGGCCCAACGGCGTTGGGGTGGGTGGTGGCTCCGCTGTTCTCGATGTCGAGGGCGTATCGGTGTTCGCCAAACGTATTCCGCTCACCGATCGAGAGCTCGCACACCGCGGGTCGACCTCGAACCTGTTCGGGCTACCGGTGTTCTGCCAGTACGGCATTGGCGGCCCGAGTTTCAATGCATGGCGTGAACTCGCCGCGAATATCATTGTCACCAACGGGGTTCTGAGCGGACAGACTCGGGCATTCCCGATGCTCTACCACTGGCGAGTTCTGCCCGGCCGCTCTCCGATCGCGGCTGAGCATGCCGATCTGGACGCAGTGGTCGCCGCCTACGACGGCTGCCCAGCCGTAGGCGATCGCCTCGAAGCCCTGGCGGCCGCATCGTCGAGCCTCGTGCTGTTCTGCGAGCACATCCGAGATCCGATATCGAATTGGCTGCGCGAGAACCCGATTGGCAAGGCCGCCGCGGTCGAGCGGCAGCTGTTGCAGATTGTGACGTTCCTACGAGATCGGGAACTGCTGCACATGGACGGGCACTTCGGCAATATGCGCACCAACGGGGAGCGGATCTATCTCAGCGACTTCGGGCTGGCAACCTCGCCGCGTTTCGACCTGTCGGCCGCCGAGCGCGACTTCGCCGAACGCCATACCACTCACGATGCCGATTATGCCGCCATGCGGCTGGTCAACTGGCTGGTGACCGAGGTATGCGGAATTACGATGCCGACCAGCGGCGGCCCGCTCGCGCGCAATGAGTACGTACTCCGGTGCGCTGCCGGTCATATCCCGGACAGCGTGCCGCCGGTTGTGGCTGCAATTCTGACCCGGCACGCACCCGCTGCCGCAAGAATGAATGCCTTCTACTGGAAACTGTTCGGCGGCGACATACATGCCGAATACCCTGGTTGA
- a CDS encoding GNAT family N-acetyltransferase, translating into MIPTRPPCQRCGCGPLRLHYRPCDGHTDDDVRNWFAEVVLPQHEAWVAVADDVIVGLLALADAELEQLYLEPTWRGRGLGDRFMRLAKQRRPNGLGLWTFQVNHPARRFYERHGFVEVDRTDGMRNEEREPDIRYVWRPCWDKDQPSLGQPPSPSTTPPTPRG; encoded by the coding sequence ATGATTCCGACGCGGCCGCCATGTCAGAGGTGTGGCTGCGGTCCTTTGCGGCTGCACTACCGACCGTGCGACGGGCACACCGATGACGATGTCCGGAACTGGTTCGCCGAGGTGGTCCTACCGCAGCACGAGGCGTGGGTAGCGGTGGCCGACGATGTGATCGTCGGACTGCTGGCATTAGCCGACGCCGAGCTGGAGCAGCTGTATCTGGAACCGACCTGGCGAGGACGCGGCCTCGGCGACCGATTCATGAGACTTGCAAAACAGCGCAGGCCGAACGGCCTGGGCCTGTGGACCTTCCAGGTCAACCATCCGGCGCGCCGCTTCTATGAGCGCCACGGATTCGTCGAGGTCGACCGGACCGACGGGATGCGCAACGAGGAACGCGAGCCGGACATCCGTTACGTCTGGCGACCTTGCTGGGATAAGGACCAGCCATCTTTGGGCCAACCTCCTTCCCCCTCGACCACGCCGCCGACGCCGCGCGGTTGA